A single Nodosilinea sp. PGN35 DNA region contains:
- the pilM gene encoding type IV pilus assembly protein PilM translates to MDSLKAIFSRKPRGVGIELTPERVNLARLRKQGASLKLESLASVELAEGIYEEGQILDTAAMADAIQTVLTESKLKVKQATTAIPGRAITRVIPVPAELDDEELREMVLNQEASLYLPFPREEADVDYQKLGYFVDEDGIEKVQVLLVAVRKDLTDPYIEVFQQAGLMLNVLETSSFALIRTIREQLRQFTPQEAAAVVDIEFENTEISIVVDGVPHFSRTVPIGTFQIQSALSRAMNLPPSRNTELLQGMTVPIQTMDTVGAPQMGNTNPGTTAMLRVLGELSDELRRSIDFYLNQGEDMEVAQLLLAGPGASIGQLDEFLAQRLSLPASQIDPISALSLEVDEDIPESQRAGLATVIGLGMREV, encoded by the coding sequence GTGGATAGTCTCAAAGCCATTTTTAGTCGCAAGCCTCGGGGAGTTGGGATTGAGCTAACCCCCGAGAGAGTTAATTTGGCCCGCCTAAGAAAGCAGGGAGCCTCGCTTAAGTTGGAATCCTTGGCCTCGGTAGAACTGGCCGAAGGCATCTACGAGGAGGGCCAAATCCTAGACACCGCCGCCATGGCCGATGCCATTCAAACGGTGCTCACCGAGAGTAAGCTCAAGGTCAAGCAGGCCACCACCGCGATTCCGGGACGGGCCATCACCCGTGTGATTCCGGTGCCCGCCGAGCTTGACGATGAAGAGCTGCGCGAGATGGTGCTCAACCAGGAGGCCAGCCTCTACCTGCCCTTCCCCCGCGAAGAGGCCGATGTGGATTACCAAAAGCTCGGCTACTTCGTCGATGAAGACGGCATTGAGAAGGTGCAGGTGTTGCTGGTGGCGGTGCGCAAAGATCTCACCGACCCCTACATTGAGGTGTTTCAGCAGGCAGGGCTGATGCTCAATGTGCTCGAAACCTCCAGTTTTGCCCTGATTCGCACCATTCGGGAGCAGCTGCGGCAGTTTACCCCCCAGGAGGCCGCCGCTGTCGTCGATATCGAGTTTGAAAACACTGAGATCTCCATTGTGGTCGATGGGGTGCCCCACTTCTCGCGCACCGTACCCATCGGCACCTTTCAAATTCAAAGCGCCCTCAGCCGCGCCATGAATCTGCCCCCCTCGCGCAATACCGAGCTGCTCCAGGGCATGACGGTGCCGATTCAAACCATGGATACCGTAGGCGCGCCCCAGATGGGCAACACTAACCCCGGCACCACCGCCATGCTGCGGGTGCTGGGGGAGCTGTCTGACGAGCTGCGTCGCTCCATCGACTTTTATCTCAACCAGGGGGAAGACATGGAGGTCGCCCAGCTGCTGCTGGCCGGGCCGGGAGCTTCCATCGGGCAGCTCGATGAGTTTCTGGCCCAGCGCCTGAGTCTGCCCGCCAGCCAGATAGATCCAATTTCGGCCCTGTCCCTTGAGGTGGATGAAGACATTCCTGAGAGTCAGCGGGCGGGGTTGGCGACGGTGATTGGTCTTGGCATGCGGGAGGTGTAG
- the psb35 gene encoding photosystem II assembly protein Psb35, with the protein MSLYFAVAGEAAVSSSLVLVYVVGFIAAVTLGSIAWYNSKRPAGWENKEKPDFVPTVKPEEGEEA; encoded by the coding sequence ATGTCTCTCTATTTTGCGGTTGCAGGTGAAGCTGCTGTATCTTCGTCCCTTGTGCTGGTGTACGTAGTGGGTTTCATAGCCGCCGTCACCCTGGGCTCGATTGCCTGGTATAACTCCAAGCGCCCCGCTGGCTGGGAAAACAAAGAGAAGCCTGACTTTGTTCCCACCGTCAAGCCTGAGGAAGGTGAAGAGGCCTAG
- a CDS encoding ABC transporter ATP-binding protein, producing the protein MAQTVHSAAATATSTTQPDVELRQVVKTFGAEVAVHDLDLAVQQGEFFSILGPSGCGKTTTLRLIAGFETPTAGDVLIQGANVSTVPAHRRPVNTVFQSYALFNHMTVKDNIAFGLKIRRLGSAQVRDRVAEALRLVRLEAMANRYPAQLSGGQQQRVALARALVNRPAVMLLDEPLGALDLKLRKQMQVELTNLHRQLGISFIMVTHDQEEALSLSDRIAVMNNGQIEQIGTPSDIYDRPRTPFVADFIGDTNLLAGQIEQTYPAQVQVTTDRGLRILAQSTGSRASQAVVVSIRPENIGLSLSAPAAVHNCYQGHISHLMYLGTHLHCVVRLSSGETLTVRQPNRAESLGVDAAVYVHWATTDCLVLDAA; encoded by the coding sequence ATGGCTCAGACGGTGCATTCTGCGGCAGCAACGGCGACCTCCACCACCCAGCCTGATGTCGAGCTGCGGCAGGTGGTCAAGACCTTTGGGGCAGAGGTCGCGGTTCACGATCTTGACCTGGCGGTGCAGCAGGGCGAGTTTTTTAGCATTTTAGGCCCCTCGGGCTGTGGTAAAACCACCACGCTGCGGTTGATTGCGGGCTTTGAGACCCCCACCGCTGGCGATGTGCTGATTCAGGGGGCGAACGTGAGCACCGTGCCCGCCCACCGTCGCCCGGTGAATACCGTCTTTCAGAGCTATGCCCTGTTCAACCATATGACGGTCAAAGACAACATTGCCTTCGGCCTCAAAATTCGTCGTCTGGGGTCGGCCCAGGTGCGCGATCGCGTGGCCGAGGCCCTGCGCCTGGTGCGCCTGGAGGCGATGGCAAACCGCTATCCCGCCCAGCTCTCCGGGGGGCAGCAGCAGCGGGTGGCCCTGGCCCGCGCCCTGGTCAACCGTCCGGCGGTCATGCTGCTCGACGAACCCCTCGGAGCCCTCGACCTCAAACTGCGCAAGCAGATGCAGGTGGAGCTGACCAACCTCCACCGCCAGCTGGGCATTAGCTTCATTATGGTCACCCACGACCAGGAAGAGGCGCTGTCGCTGTCAGACCGCATTGCCGTCATGAACAACGGCCAAATTGAGCAGATCGGCACCCCTAGCGACATCTACGATCGACCGCGCACGCCGTTTGTGGCCGATTTTATTGGCGATACCAATCTGCTGGCCGGTCAGATTGAGCAGACTTACCCGGCCCAGGTGCAGGTGACTACCGATCGCGGTCTGCGGATCCTGGCACAATCCACCGGCAGCCGTGCCAGCCAGGCGGTAGTCGTGAGCATTCGGCCTGAGAACATTGGCCTCAGCCTCAGTGCGCCAGCGGCGGTCCACAACTGCTACCAGGGCCACATTAGCCACCTCATGTACCTGGGCACCCACCTGCACTGCGTTGTGCGCCTCAGCTCGGGCGAAACCCTGACCGTGCGCCAGCCCAACCGGGCTGAGTCCCTGGGAGTCGATGCCGCTGTGTATGTCCACTGGGCTACTACTGACTGCCTGGTGCTCGACGCGGCCTGA
- a CDS encoding AMIN domain-containing protein, translating to MNRLMNLHPILLGSALVALAAQPGLASVTSITNVRINPTATGLDLVFDTQGGDNSSIFTVSQGNTLQADITRAQLNLPNGGSFTQANPAPGISQVSVVPLDANSVRITVNGTSQPPVGAVESSDSQVVLSIRNDGAAAQAPTPVPTELETVPAPAAPPAVAQATPAPPEAAPEVPAPANPDVLVPNPEVTIDGTPVPRPQVQPAPPFLPRAVAPPIGDISVAEGVPSFSSINLGSNERIPKLLLRDAPAREVLSLLARAAGLNLVFTPAGATTTGDAATATADGPPVSLDIENESVQDVFNHVLRVTGLQANRVGRSIYVGPALPVSAQSISARTLRLNQVDAAVATNFLVALGAESAVSRERLVTNVNAVAVAEGAPPITETQTSTVEQIEVNRVNYEDSQGLLRGLQVVADERTNSVTLVGRADLVAIATEQLTRIDVRRRQVAVNVRVIDIDLNAIDAFGTSFSFQSGLFGALSSGGLGILNFGSGTPNPENQATPTGTPILPRTLGGPGANNTAGSFLAQLLGTVQSGNGKIITDPTLIVQEGQTATVQLTQDVVTELTQTVEVTETGTLTTLDITSEPAGLILQIDVDRIDDNGFVSLSVAPSISAPTDSFTSNAGTFFLLSERQISSGQVRIRDGQTLLLSGIIQESERSSINKIPILGDIPILGALFRSTVTDNQRRELIVLLTPQILDDSDQSVFGYQYTPSESVQEILENRGRQQ from the coding sequence GTGAACCGTCTGATGAACCTGCACCCAATTTTGCTTGGCAGCGCCTTAGTTGCCCTGGCTGCCCAGCCCGGCCTGGCGTCGGTGACCAGTATTACCAATGTTCGCATTAACCCGACGGCCACCGGGTTAGACCTGGTGTTTGACACCCAGGGAGGCGACAACAGCAGTATCTTTACCGTCAGCCAGGGCAATACCCTCCAGGCCGACATTACCCGCGCCCAGCTCAACCTGCCCAACGGCGGCAGCTTTACCCAGGCTAACCCCGCCCCCGGCATCAGTCAGGTGTCGGTGGTGCCTCTCGACGCCAACAGCGTACGCATTACCGTCAATGGCACCAGTCAGCCCCCGGTAGGCGCAGTCGAATCCAGCGACAGCCAGGTAGTGCTGTCAATTCGCAACGACGGCGCGGCAGCGCAGGCCCCTACCCCGGTGCCCACCGAGCTAGAAACCGTACCCGCTCCGGCTGCGCCCCCTGCGGTGGCCCAGGCCACCCCAGCCCCCCCCGAGGCGGCCCCTGAGGTACCCGCCCCGGCTAACCCCGATGTGCTGGTGCCCAACCCCGAGGTCACCATCGATGGTACGCCAGTGCCTCGGCCCCAGGTGCAGCCCGCTCCTCCCTTCCTGCCCCGGGCCGTCGCCCCCCCGATTGGCGATATCTCTGTGGCAGAAGGGGTGCCCTCCTTTAGCAGCATTAACCTGGGCAGCAATGAGCGCATTCCCAAGCTGTTGCTGCGCGACGCCCCGGCCCGCGAGGTCTTATCGCTGCTGGCGCGGGCGGCGGGCCTCAACCTGGTCTTCACTCCCGCCGGAGCCACGACCACCGGAGACGCCGCCACCGCCACTGCCGATGGCCCGCCCGTGAGCTTAGACATTGAGAACGAGTCGGTGCAGGACGTATTCAACCACGTGCTGCGGGTGACTGGTCTCCAGGCCAATCGCGTGGGGCGCAGCATCTATGTTGGCCCAGCCCTGCCGGTCTCGGCCCAGAGCATCTCCGCTAGAACCCTACGCCTCAACCAGGTAGATGCCGCTGTGGCCACCAACTTTCTGGTAGCCCTGGGGGCAGAAAGCGCCGTCAGCCGTGAGCGCCTGGTAACTAACGTGAACGCCGTGGCGGTGGCAGAAGGTGCCCCCCCCATTACCGAAACCCAGACCTCGACGGTTGAGCAAATTGAAGTTAACCGAGTTAACTACGAGGACAGCCAGGGCCTGCTGCGGGGCCTGCAGGTAGTTGCCGATGAGCGCACTAACTCGGTGACCTTGGTGGGCCGAGCCGACCTGGTCGCCATTGCCACCGAACAGCTCACCCGCATTGACGTGCGGCGGCGGCAGGTGGCAGTCAATGTCAGAGTCATCGATATCGATCTCAATGCGATTGATGCTTTTGGCACCAGCTTTTCGTTTCAAAGCGGGTTGTTTGGGGCGCTCAGCTCTGGCGGTCTGGGCATTCTCAACTTTGGCAGCGGCACCCCCAATCCTGAAAACCAGGCAACCCCTACGGGTACGCCTATTCTGCCGAGGACGCTGGGTGGTCCTGGGGCCAACAACACCGCCGGCAGTTTCTTAGCTCAGCTGCTGGGGACGGTGCAGAGCGGCAACGGTAAAATTATTACCGACCCCACCCTAATTGTGCAGGAGGGGCAGACCGCTACGGTTCAGCTCACTCAAGATGTGGTTACCGAGCTCACTCAAACGGTTGAGGTGACCGAGACGGGCACCTTAACCACCCTCGATATTACGAGTGAGCCGGCGGGCTTGATCCTACAGATCGATGTCGATCGCATTGACGACAACGGATTTGTCTCGCTTTCGGTGGCACCCAGCATCTCCGCCCCGACGGACAGCTTTACCAGTAACGCTGGCACGTTCTTCCTGCTGTCGGAGCGGCAGATTAGCTCAGGCCAGGTGAGGATTCGCGACGGCCAGACGCTGCTGCTCTCCGGCATTATTCAGGAGTCGGAGCGATCGAGCATCAACAAAATTCCCATTTTGGGCGATATTCCCATCCTGGGGGCGCTGTTCCGCAGTACCGTTACGGATAACCAGCGCCGAGAGCTGATTGTGCTGCTGACCCCTCAAATTTTGGATGATTCGGATCAGTCAGTGTTTGGCTATCAGTACACCCCCAGTGAGTCTGTGCAAGAGATTCTTGAGAATCGCGGGCGGCAGCAGTAG
- a CDS encoding ABC transporter permease, translating into MTPAPSPTPSATWAERLAPRRWLGPVTLLGPAGVWLLVLLVLPTLLILEISLVPGLRLGQPSGGYGLGNYLQILQPVYLRVIGRSVGFAVGSTLLCLLLGFPVAYWLALMSPQRWRNLLLVAFILPLWTSSLLRAYAWTTILRPSGVFNTLLATVGLPAQNWLNTSTAVFIGLTYSFLPYMVLILYASLEKLDTRLLEAAADLGANPRQCFWKVTVPQTLPGIAAASLLVFISTLSDFVVPTLLGGASSMNISRLIYNQFLGPTRAWGFGSALSMVLILAVSLAIALLLRYGDRNTVTEA; encoded by the coding sequence ATGACCCCCGCCCCCTCACCGACTCCCTCTGCAACCTGGGCCGAGCGCCTCGCCCCTCGACGCTGGCTGGGGCCGGTGACGCTGCTGGGGCCAGCGGGGGTGTGGCTGCTGGTGCTGCTGGTGCTGCCCACCCTACTTATCCTTGAGATTAGCCTGGTGCCGGGGCTGCGGCTGGGGCAGCCCAGCGGTGGCTATGGCCTGGGCAACTATCTGCAAATTTTGCAGCCGGTGTATTTGCGGGTGATTGGGCGATCGGTGGGGTTTGCGGTGGGCTCGACGCTGCTGTGCCTGCTGCTGGGTTTTCCGGTGGCCTACTGGCTGGCGCTGATGTCGCCCCAGCGATGGCGCAACCTGCTGCTGGTGGCCTTTATTTTGCCTCTGTGGACGTCGTCGCTGCTGCGGGCCTACGCCTGGACGACCATTTTGCGGCCCAGCGGTGTGTTCAATACCCTTTTGGCGACGGTGGGGCTACCCGCCCAAAACTGGCTAAATACGTCTACGGCGGTGTTCATTGGCCTTACCTATAGCTTCTTGCCCTACATGGTGCTGATTCTCTACGCGTCGCTCGAGAAGCTCGATACCCGCCTGCTGGAGGCCGCTGCTGACCTGGGGGCCAACCCCCGTCAGTGCTTTTGGAAAGTGACGGTGCCCCAAACCCTGCCCGGCATTGCGGCGGCCAGTCTGCTGGTGTTTATCAGCACGCTCAGCGATTTTGTGGTGCCTACCCTGCTGGGTGGGGCCTCATCGATGAATATTTCGCGGCTGATCTACAACCAGTTTCTCGGTCCGACCCGCGCCTGGGGCTTTGGCTCAGCGCTCAGCATGGTGCTGATTTTAGCGGTCAGTCTGGCGATCGCCCTGCTGCTGCGCTACGGCGATCGCAACACCGTTACCGAAGCCTAG
- a CDS encoding ABC transporter permease, with protein sequence MSSRPVTWPSLFTALMYAFMYFPIIVLGVYSFNDSRYSAGWGGFSLRWYRALFSDRRLLSALQDSLTIATVAVAISAVLGTLMAIGLARHRFWGKGLYRGMSYLPLIVPDIAIAVATLVFLASVAVPLSLGTIIAAHMVFCLAYIAVVVSSRLQHLDPNLEEAALDLGATHTQALLRVLLPQLAPGILAGCLLAFVLSMDDLLISSFTAGGGANPLPIEIFSRVRTGVKPDINALSVVLILGSALLAGMAEYVRYWGDRSRQKI encoded by the coding sequence ATGTCCTCCCGCCCCGTCACCTGGCCCAGCCTCTTCACCGCGCTGATGTACGCCTTTATGTACTTCCCCATCATTGTGCTGGGGGTGTACAGCTTCAACGACTCGCGCTACAGCGCTGGCTGGGGAGGCTTTAGCCTGCGGTGGTATCGGGCGTTGTTTAGCGATCGCCGCCTGCTCTCGGCCCTGCAAGACAGTCTGACGATTGCCACGGTGGCGGTGGCGATTTCGGCGGTGCTGGGCACCCTGATGGCCATTGGTCTGGCCCGCCATCGGTTTTGGGGCAAGGGTCTTTACCGGGGGATGTCGTATCTACCGCTGATTGTGCCCGACATTGCGATCGCGGTGGCGACCCTGGTATTTTTGGCGTCGGTGGCGGTGCCCCTCAGCCTGGGCACTATCATTGCGGCGCATATGGTCTTTTGCCTGGCCTACATCGCGGTGGTGGTGTCGAGCCGCCTTCAGCACCTCGACCCCAACCTTGAAGAAGCGGCGCTCGATCTGGGGGCCACCCATACCCAGGCGCTCCTCAGAGTGCTGCTTCCCCAGCTGGCACCGGGAATTTTAGCGGGCTGTCTGCTGGCCTTTGTGCTCAGCATGGACGACCTGCTGATCTCCAGCTTTACCGCCGGAGGCGGCGCTAACCCCCTGCCCATCGAAATTTTTAGCCGCGTGCGCACGGGCGTTAAACCCGATATCAACGCCCTCAGCGTCGTCTTGATCCTGGGTTCGGCCCTGCTGGCGGGAATGGCTGAATATGTGCGCTACTGGGGTGATCGGTCTCGGCAGAAAATTTAG
- a CDS encoding transglycosylase domain-containing protein: MTRSWLTRLSFPARKSARPAGRSRSGVSTLNGARIAPPGVEPQSGPAAAKPEPPRRYRPLFLRPFFWLVLLAGAGIAGGGTRAYRVFETTSANLPDPDQALTYQRDGTVTMVSADGVILQKLGPASRETITYDTMPEHLVDAFIASEDQRFYEHAGVDYRGIARAVWANVQNRDLVEGASTITQQLARIVFLDQERSFQRKIKEAMMATKLEDSLTKEQIIERYLNLVYLGSGAYGVADASWVYFGKTIDQLTVAEAAMIAGMAPAPSLYSPTVNVEAARSQRNRVIRRMLDTGAISGIEAEEAITTEVAVTPNQPKFLYSEFPYFTIYIQKQLEALLPPDQLEAGGLTVETTLNVVWQRRAEETVQEAAANHRGWQRIGQVSLVAVDPRNGEIKAMVGGTDFTSENQFNRVTQAQRQPGSTFKTFVYAAAIAGGMSPYKSYMDARYVVDGYEPKNYGENYSGSMELLQALRNSVNIVAVKLLVDVGFEPVVQLAERMGIKSPLLPAYSLALGTSEVNLLELTSAYGTLANKGIHRPAHGIRRVLNSSGEVIYERPNESEQAIDADSAAIMTWMLRSVVEGGTGSNAYLGRPVAGKTGTSEEYRDLWFVGYIPQLAAGVWMGNDDNTPTRGASSMAAAVWRSFMAKLTDDIPVEQFPSLPRLGGREGTITLSPVKPGRVTADSAPSRSAEAASGSSGEGRQARRTERNDSEEAAPAASSSSGSSPAASSSSAEPAAPAAPAAAPAPAAAPPEAPAPRPVNTAPVAPAPVAPAPVAPAPAPPPIVAPPPPLEAPSPSAEGE; the protein is encoded by the coding sequence ATGACTCGATCTTGGTTAACCCGGCTGTCGTTTCCCGCGAGGAAGTCGGCGCGGCCCGCAGGACGCAGCAGGTCTGGGGTCAGCACGCTCAACGGTGCGCGGATTGCTCCCCCGGGAGTGGAGCCCCAGTCGGGGCCAGCAGCGGCAAAGCCAGAGCCACCGCGCCGCTATCGGCCACTGTTTTTGCGGCCCTTCTTTTGGCTGGTACTGCTGGCCGGGGCGGGCATTGCCGGGGGCGGTACCCGCGCCTACCGCGTATTTGAGACGACCAGCGCCAACCTGCCCGACCCCGATCAGGCTCTAACCTACCAGCGCGACGGCACCGTCACCATGGTTTCGGCGGACGGGGTAATTCTACAAAAGCTCGGCCCCGCCTCCCGCGAGACCATTACCTACGACACCATGCCCGAGCACCTGGTGGACGCCTTTATTGCCTCCGAAGACCAGCGCTTCTACGAGCATGCTGGGGTTGACTATCGCGGCATTGCCCGTGCCGTCTGGGCCAACGTGCAAAACCGCGACCTGGTGGAGGGGGCGAGCACCATTACCCAGCAGCTGGCTCGGATCGTCTTTCTCGACCAGGAGCGCAGCTTTCAGCGCAAGATCAAAGAGGCCATGATGGCCACCAAGCTCGAAGACAGCTTGACCAAGGAGCAGATCATTGAGCGCTACCTCAATCTGGTGTACCTGGGCTCTGGGGCCTACGGGGTAGCCGATGCCTCTTGGGTGTACTTTGGTAAAACTATCGATCAGCTCACCGTAGCTGAGGCGGCGATGATTGCCGGTATGGCTCCCGCCCCCAGCCTGTACTCCCCCACGGTGAACGTCGAGGCGGCCCGCAGCCAGCGCAACCGAGTGATTCGCCGCATGCTGGACACCGGAGCCATCAGCGGCATAGAAGCGGAGGAGGCCATCACCACGGAGGTGGCGGTGACTCCCAACCAGCCCAAGTTTCTCTACAGCGAGTTTCCCTACTTCACCATCTACATTCAAAAGCAGCTGGAGGCGCTGCTGCCCCCCGACCAGCTCGAGGCCGGGGGCCTGACTGTCGAAACCACTCTCAACGTGGTGTGGCAGCGCCGGGCCGAAGAGACCGTCCAGGAGGCCGCTGCAAACCACCGCGGCTGGCAGCGGATTGGCCAGGTGTCGCTAGTTGCGGTTGACCCCCGCAACGGCGAAATCAAGGCCATGGTGGGGGGCACCGACTTCACCAGCGAGAACCAGTTTAACCGGGTGACCCAGGCCCAGCGCCAGCCGGGCTCGACGTTTAAAACGTTTGTGTATGCGGCGGCGATCGCAGGCGGCATGTCACCCTACAAAAGCTACATGGATGCCCGCTACGTGGTTGACGGCTACGAACCCAAAAACTACGGCGAAAACTACAGCGGCAGTATGGAGCTACTGCAAGCCCTGCGCAACTCCGTCAACATCGTGGCGGTGAAATTGCTGGTGGATGTGGGCTTCGAACCGGTGGTGCAGCTAGCCGAGCGCATGGGAATTAAATCTCCGCTGCTGCCCGCCTATTCCCTCGCTCTGGGAACCTCAGAGGTCAACCTGCTGGAGCTTACCAGCGCCTACGGCACCCTGGCCAATAAGGGTATTCACCGTCCTGCCCACGGCATTCGCCGGGTGCTCAACAGCAGTGGTGAGGTCATCTACGAGCGACCCAACGAGTCAGAGCAGGCCATCGATGCCGACAGCGCCGCCATCATGACCTGGATGCTGCGCAGCGTTGTGGAGGGCGGCACCGGCAGCAATGCCTATTTGGGTCGCCCCGTGGCGGGAAAAACCGGCACCTCCGAGGAGTACCGAGACCTTTGGTTTGTGGGCTACATTCCGCAACTGGCCGCTGGCGTCTGGATGGGCAATGACGACAACACCCCCACGCGCGGGGCCAGCAGCATGGCCGCCGCCGTTTGGCGCAGCTTTATGGCGAAGCTCACTGACGATATTCCGGTTGAGCAGTTTCCCAGCCTGCCTCGCCTGGGCGGGCGCGAGGGCACCATTACCCTAAGCCCCGTCAAGCCCGGTCGCGTGACTGCCGACAGTGCTCCGTCTCGCTCGGCGGAGGCGGCCTCAGGCTCTAGCGGCGAAGGCCGCCAGGCCCGTCGCACAGAGCGTAACGACAGCGAAGAAGCGGCCCCAGCGGCCTCCTCCAGCTCTGGCAGCAGCCCCGCAGCATCGTCATCGTCGGCTGAACCCGCCGCTCCCGCCGCTCCCGCCGCCGCTCCCGCCCCAGCGGCGGCTCCGCCCGAAGCACCGGCTCCCCGCCCCGTGAATACGGCCCCGGTAGCGCCAGCCCCGGTGGCTCCAGCTCCGGTAGCTCCGGCTCCGGCCCCGCCGCCCATTGTCGCTCCCCCGCCTCCCCTCGAAGCTCCCTCACCGTCCGCCGAGGGGGAGTAG
- a CDS encoding spermidine/putrescine ABC transporter substrate-binding protein produces MPGTRRQVPPKSHRLAVGRRRFLQGSAAVVAGLAAANCRQNLAGPPTGGGTNDGTLRIYTWANYTDDGLAAAFSERTGIPVVVDIFDSNEIMLTRLQAGGGDAYSIIYPSDYMVSEMLELGLLTQLDQSRIAGLENLKAQWQNPAYDPNNAHSVPFCWGTTGLLYNRDATPSEPVDWDFLWENQADLSRRITMLDDMRETLGATLKSLGYSYNSSNPAEIEAAYNRLLELRPHIAAFKTTGFENELLSGDLSVSMAYSSDAIALTLEDDRIQYVIPASGASLWTDTLAIPATAPNVDAAYQWINFLLEPEVASAAVERLFFATANQAAFDRLPAEIQTNADLYPAEDILARSEGIVAVDTASTDLFDQFWTEVTSA; encoded by the coding sequence GTGCCTGGAACGCGACGACAAGTTCCCCCCAAATCGCACCGTCTGGCCGTAGGTCGGCGGCGATTTTTGCAGGGATCAGCGGCGGTGGTGGCCGGCCTGGCTGCCGCCAACTGTCGCCAAAACCTGGCGGGGCCACCCACCGGAGGCGGCACCAATGACGGCACCCTGCGGATTTACACCTGGGCCAACTACACCGATGACGGCCTGGCGGCAGCTTTTAGCGAACGCACCGGCATTCCGGTGGTGGTGGATATTTTTGACTCCAACGAGATTATGCTGACCCGTCTGCAAGCGGGCGGCGGCGATGCCTACAGCATCATCTATCCCTCCGACTATATGGTGTCGGAAATGCTGGAGCTAGGTCTGCTCACCCAACTCGACCAAAGCCGCATTGCCGGGTTAGAAAACCTCAAAGCCCAGTGGCAAAACCCTGCCTACGATCCCAACAATGCCCACAGCGTGCCCTTCTGCTGGGGTACCACGGGCCTGCTCTACAACCGCGACGCCACCCCCAGCGAACCGGTTGACTGGGACTTTCTCTGGGAGAACCAGGCTGACCTCTCCCGCCGCATCACCATGCTCGACGACATGCGTGAAACCCTGGGGGCCACTCTCAAATCGCTGGGCTACTCCTACAACTCCAGCAACCCGGCGGAGATCGAAGCCGCCTACAACCGTCTGCTCGAACTCCGGCCCCACATCGCCGCCTTTAAAACCACTGGTTTTGAAAACGAGCTGCTCAGCGGCGATCTGAGCGTGTCGATGGCCTACTCTAGCGATGCGATCGCCCTCACCCTCGAAGACGATCGCATTCAGTACGTCATTCCCGCCAGCGGGGCATCTCTGTGGACCGACACCCTGGCCATTCCCGCCACCGCCCCCAACGTCGATGCCGCCTACCAGTGGATCAACTTTCTGCTGGAGCCCGAGGTGGCCAGCGCCGCCGTCGAGCGCCTGTTTTTTGCCACCGCCAACCAGGCGGCCTTTGACCGGCTGCCCGCCGAGATTCAAACCAACGCCGACCTCTACCCGGCTGAAGACATCTTGGCCAGGAGCGAAGGCATTGTGGCTGTAGACACCGCCAGCACCGATCTGTTTGATCAGTTTTGGACCGAAGTGACCAGCGCTTAG
- a CDS encoding PilN domain-containing protein, with protein sequence MYGLDINFLKDREVRVFEAKPRARGGGVAPGDRRPLYLGLAAALVPLALVGGYWAVTRNQVNQLQTRSAELDAETAQLQSQLQEISGIQAQIDLVRAEINAFVSIFNDILPWSALLQDIRTRTPARVQIVNLNQTTITTEAADPNAAATQADGLSINGVACSYDEINDFALVLQRSPLLQSQTVAISQAQQQPTLLDPQTQGRCPGTPVGDPDFLIDYTIGASITDTPASQLVDELERQGTVGLVTRLQALRERGVIE encoded by the coding sequence ATGTACGGTCTCGATATCAATTTTCTCAAGGACCGCGAAGTTCGGGTCTTTGAGGCTAAGCCCCGGGCTCGGGGGGGCGGGGTCGCCCCAGGCGATCGCAGGCCGCTGTATTTGGGGCTGGCGGCTGCCCTGGTGCCTCTGGCGCTGGTGGGCGGTTACTGGGCGGTGACGCGCAACCAGGTCAACCAGCTTCAGACCCGCAGTGCTGAGCTAGACGCCGAGACAGCTCAGCTCCAGAGCCAGCTGCAGGAGATCAGCGGCATTCAGGCGCAAATCGATCTGGTGCGCGCCGAAATCAATGCCTTCGTGTCGATCTTTAACGACATTTTGCCCTGGTCGGCGCTGCTGCAAGATATTCGCACCCGCACTCCGGCTCGGGTGCAGATCGTCAACCTCAACCAGACGACGATCACTACCGAGGCCGCCGACCCCAACGCTGCGGCGACGCAGGCCGATGGTTTGTCCATCAACGGGGTGGCCTGCTCCTACGACGAAATCAACGATTTTGCCCTGGTATTGCAGCGATCGCCCCTGTTACAGTCCCAGACCGTAGCCATCAGTCAGGCTCAGCAGCAGCCCACCCTGCTTGACCCCCAAACCCAGGGCCGCTGCCCCGGCACTCCGGTGGGCGATCCTGACTTTTTAATCGACTACACCATCGGTGCCAGCATCACCGATACCCCAGCCTCCCAGCTGGTGGATGAGCTTGAGCGCCAGGGTACCGTCGGTTTGGTGACCCGTCTTCAGGCCCTGAGAGAAAGAGGAGTGATCGAATGA